A part of Cotesia glomerata isolate CgM1 linkage group LG4, MPM_Cglom_v2.3, whole genome shotgun sequence genomic DNA contains:
- the LOC123262701 gene encoding RNA-binding protein spenito, with protein sequence MIGIPRDDRHKITVKIHNTMKRSSSRDTPPRVKRSRSSMGRYDESSDERITPERIRRRSRGARSPSPPPRASSHARFVESSSHRDEYLRAPPPRELPPERPYSSYKALCVSAIHPKASDEIIKDTLYREFKKFGEFSIRIAHELDERVAFIVFRSSEDARDAKHAKPRIMIYDKMAIVEPVYERPETYRRPRSITPPEYDRYYARSPGPERHRPIERYERVYVPPVGIPPHREMRREAIPPPHHEFVRPPLHHGPPHVHHPGPPHHYGPPRHMMIRHPVHGFERVENKKDKFPNYLHHVSPEDDPLATRTLFAGNLEINITEEELRRIFSKYGIVDDIDIKRPPPGTGNAYAFVRFQTLDMAHRCKVELSGQYIGKFQCKIGYGKATPTTRIWVGGLGPWTSVPQLEREFDRFGAIKKIDYIKGDSNGYILYDSIDAAQAAVKEMRGFPLGGPDRRLRVDFADVTPGFGFKPRPYAEEGGEFRPRVPVDYEPPYESYGPEGEFTSYPPRGFRGRGGAHWHDRRGGASRGGGAYRGTYPEGYIRDETDWPTRRPPPELEYEPPRGIRRSISREPGVDRSRSRSPRRRPMDSDSDSENARTGMLSTSRTLVEVARKSIAVWQGALILKNSLFPAKFHLTDGDTEIIDALMKDEEGKHMLRITQRLRLDQPKLDDVSKRIQTSSSHAIFLGLAGSSTAVTNDDANVQTRPLRNLVSYLKQKEAAGVISLLNKDTEGTGVLYAFPPCAFSTELLKRTCPSLSEEGLKEDHLVIVVVKGGSA encoded by the coding sequence AGCGACGAGCGTATCACACCCGAAAGAATACGCCGACGAAGCAGAGGAGCTCGTAGTCCAAGTCCTCCACCACGGGCGTCATCACACGCACGTTTTGTAGAGTCTAGTTCACACCGAGATGAGTATCTACGAGCACCACCTCCACGTGAATTGCCACCAGAGCGTCCATACAGCAGCTACAAAGCCTTGTGCGTCAGTGCTATTCACCCAAAAGCTAgcgatgaaattattaaagacACCCTATACCGTGAGTTTAAAAAGTTCGGTGAGTTTTCCATTAGAATAGCCCATGAGTTAGACGAGCGAGTGGCATTTATCGTCTTCAGAAGCTCTGAGGATGCACGAGATGCTAAACATGCCAAACCACGAATAATGATTTACGACAAAATGGCCATTGTTGAACCAGTTTACGAAAGACCGGAAACTTATCGCCGTCCACGTTCAATTACACCGCCAGAGTATGATCGTTATTATGCACGCTCTCCAGGACCCGAGAGACACCGGCCAATAGAACGTTATGAAAGAGTATACGTTCCGCCGGTTGGCATACCGCCACACCGTGAAATGCGACGGGAAGCAATACCACCACCGCATCATGAGTTCGTACGACCACCATTGCACCATGGGCCACCTCATGTCCATCATCCAGGACCACCACACCACTACGGACCACCTAGACACATGATGATCCGTCATCCTGTCCACGGCTTTGAGCgcgttgaaaataaaaaagataaatttccGAATTATCTCCATCACGTTTCACCAGAAGATGATCCATTGGCTACGCGGACTTTATTTGCTGGCAATCTTGAGATAAAtatcactgaagaagaattaCGGCGTATATTTAGCAAGTACGGAATCGTCGATGATATTGATATAAAACGACCACCACCTGGGACTGGAAATGCCTACGCATTCGTTCGTTTTCAGACTCTGGACATGGCGCATCGCTGTAAGGTTGAATTGTCTGGTCAGTACATTGGTAAGTTTCAATGTAAAATAGGCTATGGTAAAGCCACACCGACGACTCGTATTTGGGTTGGTGGTTTAGGACCTTGGACTTCGGTTCCACAGTTGGAGCGTGAATTTGACAGATTCGgcgcgataaaaaaaattgattacatAAAAGGTGACAGCAATGGTTACATCCTATATGATTCGATAGATGCAGCTCAAGCGGCGGTGAAAGAAATGCGTGGATTCCCATTAGGTGGACCTGACAGAAGACTTCGAGTTGATTTTGCTGATGTGACTCCAGGTTTTGGATTCAAACCGCGACCTTATGCAGAAGAGGGTGGAGAATTTAGACCACGAGTACCTGTAGACTATGAACCACCTTACGAAAGTTATGGTCCTGAAGGAGAATTCACTTCTTACCCTCCACGAGGATTCCGTGGTCGAGGAGGCGCACACTGGCACGATCGTCGAGGAGGCGCGAGTCGCGGAGGTGGCGCTTACCGTGGAACTTATCCTGAAGGTTATATACGTGACGAAACCGATTGGCCAACTAGGAGACCACCACCTGAATTGGAGTATGAACCACCTCGTGGTATCAGACGATCAATTTCCAGAGAACCAGGTGTAGATCGATCGCGCTCAAGATCACCACGCAGAAGACCTATGGACTCAGACTCAGACTCAGAGAATGCACGCACTGGAATGCTGTCTACCTCACGCACGCTTGTTGAAGTTGCTCGAAAATCAATAGCTGTTTGGCAAGGCGCTCTCATTTTGAAGAACTCGCTATTTCCAGCAAAATTCCATCTCACGGATGGTGATACTGAGATAATTGATGCTCTGATGAAAGATGAAGAAGGCAAACACATGTTAAGAATCACCCAAAGATTGCGCCTTGATCAGCCGAAGCTTGACGATGTGTCAAAACGCATCCAAACCTCTAGTTCTCATGCCATTTTCTTAGGCCTTGCTGGATCAAGCACTGCGGTCACTAACGACGATGCCAATGTACAGACACGGCCGCTCCGAAATTTAGTGTCTTATCTAAAACAAAAGGAAGCCGCGGGTGTTATTTCTCTACTAAACAAGGACACTGAGGGTACTGGAGTACTCTACGCTTTTCCACCTTGTGCTTTTTCCACGGAACTGCTAAAACGGACGTGTCCTAGTCTCAGTGAAGAGGGACTCAAGGAAGATCATTTGGTAATTGTTGTTGTCAAAGGTGGCAGTGCCtag
- the LOC123263222 gene encoding prolyl 3-hydroxylase OGFOD1, translating into MNNEEPALKKARQSILSNHVESVELQDIFRKHWSNHMSFKSDDLEIISEPFRVCKISNFIKNEQFMEDLKSELSEVQSKRIMLDLYQLEQTSDLGNHLIDSIEVFHRTFRTDMVKWMQQNTSIELNSTISMTGSCYYDTDYLLCHDDNMSDRKIAFIFYLMSNWTAADGGTLDLFDTDEKGLPRKIVRSLVPEYNSLVFFEVSNHSYHQVAEITSNLSRWSINGWFHGPKIENLPPRPQIEYKWLIPMDDDQDLTAWITDTYLCPGIVAGIKEDVEKQSYAYIAQFLKAEVYEKLSKEITDDSIKWNKVGPANLRNYEVADESSLPGTLKKFYKLFRSLPFFQLLKNYTELDLIPDNENMKPRMTIELQRWSKGCYTLICDNYCDEDVDEEQINGCHVVDSKHTLGSQDSVDNGDDSDGGAADEDTTDENHDNDEAEDDKVSPNNREESKLQKQCNDLKIESVDFSTKMMNDKKEEKSIGNDGGNNGSREDDGFNDDNVLRSILKDIKPKVDRQDESEEASCSKSEDFFKRSPPLHPDSEDPDVSDIGDYLSGSSRSSEDGDDRDNVDEIDDYDDSNIEPGTLDVIMQFNTMHVSESETIDYLDPKEQDSALIHITPQDNHLCLVYKELSTCRLHKYVNHYFEGYYYNLICTYRE; encoded by the coding sequence ATGAACAACGAAGAGCCAGCATTGAAGAAAGCCAGACAGTCCATCTTGTCAAACCATGTTGAAAGTGTCGAGCTTCAAGATATATTTCGTAAACATTGGTCTAATCACATGAGCTTCAAATCTGATGACTTGGAAATTATTTCGGAGCCATTTCGTGTTtgcaaaatttcaaattttatcaagaacGAACAATTCATGGAGGATTTGAAGAGCGAGCTGTCTGAGGTTCAGAGTAAAAGAATTATGCTGGATTTGTATCAACTCGAGCAAACAAGTGACTTGGGGAATCACTTGATCGACAGTATTGAGGTATTTCATCGAACATTTCGTACTGATATGGTCAAGTGGATGCAACAAAACACAAGTATCGAATTGAATTCAACAATTTCAATGACTGGTTCGTGCTATTATGATACTGATTATCTACTTTGTCATGATGATAACATGAGTGATCGTAAAATAgcattcatattttatttgatgtcCAATTGGACTGCAGCTGATGGGGGCACACTCGATTTATTTGATACTGATGAAAAAGGATTACCTCGTAAAATTGTTCGTTCTCTGGTGCCAGAATATAATTCTCTTGTCTTTTTCGAGGTTTCAAACCACTCTTACCATCAGGTAGCTGAGATAACGTCCAATTTATCTAGATGGTCTATCAACGGATGGTTCCACGGGCcgaagattgaaaatttaccaCCAAGACCCCAGATTGAATACAAATGGTTAATTCCGATGGACGATGATCAAGATTTGACTGCTTGGATCACTGATACTTATTTGTGTCCTGGTATAGTTGCTGGTATCAAAGAGGATGTTGAAAAGCAATCGTACGCTTATATTGCACAATTTCTCAAAGCTGAGGTTTACGAAAAATTGTCTAAGGAAATAACCGACGATTCAATAAAGTGGAATAAAGTTGGACCGGCAAATTTACGTAATTACGAAGTTGCTGATGAGTCAAGTTTGCCAggtactttgaaaaaattttataaattatttcgcTCGCTgccattttttcaattactaaaaaattatactgagTTGGATTTAATTCCTGataatgaaaatatgaaaCCGAGAATGACAATTGAACTACAGAGATGGTCTAAAGGCTGCTACACTCTTATCTGTGATAATTATTGTGATGAAGATGTGGATGAGGAACAAATTAATGGTTGTCATGTTGTTGACAGTAAACATACTCTAGGAAGTCAAGACTCTGTTGATAATGGAGATGATTCTGATGGAGGAGCTGCTGATGAAGATACTACCGATGAAAATCATGACAATGATGAAGCTGAAGATGATAAAGTAAGTCCTAATAATCGTGAAGAGAGTAAGTTACAAAAACAATgcaatgatttaaaaatagagTCAGTTGACTTCAGTACCAAGATGATGAACGATAAAAAAGAGGAAAAATCAATTGGAAATGATGGCGGCAATAACGGTAGTCGTGAAGATGATGGTTTTAATGATGATAATGTACTACGCAGTATTTTGAAAGACATAAAACCTAAGGTCGATAGGCAAGATGAATCTGAGGAGGCATCTTGCTCTAAATCAGAAGACTTTTTCAAGAGAAGTCCACCGCTGCATCCTGATTCCGAGGACCCAGACGTTTCGGATATCGGAGATTATCTTTCTGGTTCTTCGAGATCATCTGAAGACGGAGACGACCGAGACAATGTTGATGAAATAGATGATTATGATGACAGTAACATCGAACCAGGAACACTGGATGTTATCATGCAATTCAATACTATGCATGTTTCCGAATCAGAAACTATTGATTACTTGGATCCTAAAGAACAAGACAGCGCTCTTATCCATATCACTCCTCAAGACAATCATCTCTGCTTAGTTTATAAAGAATTAAGTACCTGCAGGCTTCATAAGTACGTTAATCACTATTTTGAGGGATATTACTACAATTTGATTTGCACGTACCGTGAATAA